A region of Anguilla rostrata isolate EN2019 chromosome 10, ASM1855537v3, whole genome shotgun sequence DNA encodes the following proteins:
- the LOC135233348 gene encoding corticotropin-releasing factor-binding protein-like encodes MSVNFRVQLYCLLLMLSALKGEGRYLQENEVTAEGLFSLLNSEVKRESSTDFIYRRPLRCLDMLSVEGQFIFSADRPQLNCAAYFIAEPGEVISVEFSAVDIDCRRGDFLKVFDGWFLKGEKFPSNEDHPLPLPERYVDYCDTGMPRRVVRSSQNVAMIFFRVHSPESGFTITVRKLINPFPCNIISQTREGSFTMVIPHQRTNCSFSIIYPVEIQIEELSLGRLGSNDAPVKRSVPGCGGTGDFVELLGGNGVDTAKMFPVADICYSLKGPAQLKVGCDNAVMRLVSSGKFINRVTFQYRPLDHHELQKLKGNDVEDFCFIE; translated from the exons gaAAATGAAGTTACTGCAGAGGGATTATTTTCGCTTCTTAATTCAGAAGTCAAGAGAGAATCATCAACAGATTTTATTTACCGTCGACCGCTAC GATGCCTGGACATGCTGAGCGTGGAGGGCCAGTTCATCTTCAGCGCCGACCGGCCGCAGCTCAACTGCGCCGCCTACTTCATCGCCGAGCCCGGCGAGGTCATCAGCGTGGAGTTCAGCGCCGTGGATATCGACTGCCGCAGAGGGGACTTCCTCAAG GTGTTTGATGGGTGGTTCCTGAAAGGGGAGAAGTTCCCCAGCAACGAggaccaccccctccctctgcccgaGCGATACGTGGACTACTGCGACACGGGCATGCCCAGGAGGGTCGTCCGCTCGTCGCAGAACGTCGCCATGATCTTCTTCCGCGTCCATAGCCCAGAGAGCGGCTTTACCATCACTGTGAGGAAACTCATCAACCCCTTCC CCTGCAACATCATCTCTCAGACCCGGGAAGGCAGCTTCACGATGGTGATCCCTCACCAGCGCACCAACTGCAGCTTCTCCATCATATATCCGGTGGAAATCCAGATCGAGGAGCTGAGCTTGGGGCGGCTGGGTTCCAATGACGCACCAGTGAAG cggtCAGTCCCTGGGTGTGGCGGGACGGGGGACTTCGTGGAGCTCCTGGGCGGGAACGGCGTGGACACCGCTAAGATGTTTCCCGTGGCCGATATCTGCTATTCCCTAAAAGGGCCTG CCCAGCTGAAGGTCGGATGCGATAACGCCGTCATGAGGCTGGTTTCCAGCGGGAAATTCATCAACCGCGTCACTTTCCAGTACCGCCCACTGGACCACCACGAACTACAGAAGCTCAAAGGAAACGACGTGGAGGATTTCTGTTTCATTGAATGA